The segment GTATAAAAAGAAGTACCTACCACCAAAAGCTCATCGGCAGAACCTATCAAATCTATAGCATCAATATATCTATATATCATGTCTCCATACAATACCACATTAGGATTGAGCAACGAATTACAATCTTCACAATAAATTGAATTATTTAGATAAGAAAAATCATACTTCTTTCTACACCTTTTACACAATAAAAAATCCAAATTACCGTGTACTTCTATCACTTGTTGGCTACCTGCTTTTTTATGAAGACCATCTATATTCATTGTCACAACAGGAATTTTATGTCTTGCAATGGATTTATGCGCTTTGTTAGGATAGGCCTTATCAATTGTTTGTTTCATTTTTAGCATCAGCTTATAAAATTCAACAGGATTTTCATTAAAATAACCTCTGGTTAGCTTATTTCTGATATCTCCCATTTCCTGAAATGTAGGTATCCCGCTTTCCTTGGATACCCCCGCTCCTGTAAATGCAACTATCCTTTTCATTCATATCATCCTTTTCAAAATCATATATAGTTTAATTTGATTCCAATATAACAACACCAACATTCGGCCTATTAAAAACTCTAAAAGGTATTATGGAATTGCCCAATCCCCTGCTCACATGCATAATACTTTGCCCTAGTTGATATATGCCACTGTCATATTTAGGAAACCAAGTTATATCAGGGGATAAAAGACCTCCTTTAAAGGGGATTCTTATAACCCCGCCATGTATATGCCCTGAAAATATAATATCAGCACCCCAGTCAGCATATGCACCCAGCCATTTAGGGTCATGGGCTAGCAATATAGTTGTATCTTTATAGTCCCGCTCACCTAAGCTGTCTCTTATAAATCCTCTATTTAATGCACTTCCTTCCAAATATATAGTATCACTACTTGAATAATGGTATAACCTGGAGGTAAAACCATATATTTTGATATTATATCCCTTAATATTCACTTGAACCTCGGTGTTATCCAATAAACAAGCTCCTGTCTGTTCTATCCTTTTTGCAAATTCGTCATATAATTGAACGTTTCTATATCTCACCATCTGTTCATGATTCCCTAGCGAACAATAAACCGGGCAGCTGCCTGCCAAACAATCCAATAAATCTATAAAAGCTGAACCATCATCACCTTGAGAATTGATCATATCGCCTGAACAGATTATCATATCCGGATTCTGCTTTTTTATGATATTCGCTAAACGCTTATTATTCACCCCAAAATATTTACCGTGTAAATCGCTGATATGCACTATCCTAAATCCGCTGATCTTTTTAGGCAATCCAAGAACATTTATTCTATATCTGGATACTTTTACCCAGTTGTTTTGCAAAACTAAAAATACAGCAATTATTGACATAAAAATTACTAGAAAAATTACAATTTTTAACTTCATAATTTAGTAAGCTCCTTATAAACCCATCTATTTCACCGCATTACAAGCAATATTTACAGCATCCCAAGCCCCTGAAAAGGGTGGAGCATAACATAAATCGGTCATGCCCAATTCAGGGGCTGTCATTTCACTATGTATAGCAGCTGCAAAGATATCTATTCTAAGCACAACTCCTTTTGCCCCTGCCGCTTGTGCGCCTAGAATCTTCTTAGTACTTTTTTCACATATTAATTTTATCCATATCGGAGTTGCATCAGGGTA is part of the Clostridia bacterium genome and harbors:
- a CDS encoding transcriptional regulator; the encoded protein is MKRIVAFTGAGVSKESGIPTFQEMGDIRNKLTRGYFNENPVEFYKLMLKMKQTIDKAYPNKAHKSIARHKIPVVTMNIDGLHKKAGSQQVIEVHGNLDFLLCKRCRKKYDFSYLNNSIYCEDCNSLLNPNVVLYGDMIYRYIDAIDLIGSADELLVVGTSFYTSTSSDFVGRAERAGIKVKLINKDAQKQVPEYLEKIFG
- a CDS encoding metallophosphoesterase produces the protein MKLKIVIFLVIFMSIIAVFLVLQNNWVKVSRYRINVLGLPKKISGFRIVHISDLHGKYFGVNNKRLANIIKKQNPDMIICSGDMINSQGDDGSAFIDLLDCLAGSCPVYCSLGNHEQMVRYRNVQLYDEFAKRIEQTGACLLDNTEVQVNIKGYNIKIYGFTSRLYHYSSSDTIYLEGSALNRGFIRDSLGERDYKDTTILLAHDPKWLGAYADWGADIIFSGHIHGGVIRIPFKGGLLSPDITWFPKYDSGIYQLGQSIMHVSRGLGNSIIPFRVFNRPNVGVVILESN